From one Cynocephalus volans isolate mCynVol1 chromosome X, mCynVol1.pri, whole genome shotgun sequence genomic stretch:
- the LOC134367026 gene encoding LOW QUALITY PROTEIN: serine/threonine-protein phosphatase 4 regulatory subunit 3B-like (The sequence of the model RefSeq protein was modified relative to this genomic sequence to represent the inferred CDS: inserted 1 base in 1 codon) — protein sequence MASRRRHVRVCVRDEDQRWDQVGPGDVSWASTELVQLPNCELDGLEQIAALVTSVLPSPTGKERLALVLESEDYIQKLLQLFRTCENLDNTEGLHRFHAIIKGLFSFDSKPLFKIMLSDECIMDVMGCLEYDPALAQPRRHREFLSQTAKFQEFIPITDSELRQKIRQMYRVQYIYDVLVPQPPTSADNLSTLKHFIFLKKVEXASMLQRDRKCLSEVLAQLTDKTLDDDKWRELVLFFKDFCAFSKTFRPQSKYKLFQKLTQLEILPALKIVMSADDVLIRSAATDIFTYLVEYSPSKIRELVMEEAEKTEGDDLLMNVVIKQMTCDTDPELGGALHVMEHLRTLLDLHNMLSVSNKNVRCDFLSFFYKHCLHNFIAPLLATTSEDKREGGNISTESNNCPSAVRFMRRMIGLKDELYNSYIIRGNLFDPVVNAFLHNGTRYNMLNSAIIELFEYIRVENIPSLVAHIVEKFYKALESIEYVQTFKGLKIKCDDQKDRESRIQNYLRSIPYGNIPQGGAKVSEVKEEMCFKEDMGVAVMPSLENNFPDSYDQFMETKRPKEDWNEVGLPKRASPGDLKFCSSPSAAAANGTRSPNGSSVVRLVDYPDDDDEEENKEEETSPRERPYLSK from the exons ATGGCGAGCAGACGGCGCCACGTCAGAGTCTGTGTTCGGGATGAAGACCAGCGCTGGGACCAAGTAGGTCCCGGGGACGTGTCCTGGGCTTCCACTGAGCTGGTCCAGCTGCCTAACTGTGAACTCGATGGGCTTGAACAAATCGCTGCTTTGGTTACCTCGGTTCTCCCCTCACCTACTGGCAAGGAAAGGCTGGCTCTGGTCCTGGAAAGTGAGGATTATATTCAAAAACTCCTGCAGCTGTTCCGCACTTGTGAAAATCTAGACAACACCGAAGGCTTACACCGTTTCCATGCAATTATTAAAGGCCTGTTCTCCTTCGACAGCAAACCTCTGTTTAAGATCATGCTTTCTGATGAGTGTATCATGGATGTGATGGGATGCCTTGAATACGATCCTGCTTTGGCTCAGCCAAGACGGCATAGGGAATTCTTGAGCCAAACTGCCAAGTTCCAGGAATTTATACCAATAACAGACTCTGAACTTAGGCAAAAAATACGTCAGATGTACAGAGTGCAGTACATATATGACGTTCTGGTGCCTCAACCACCCACATCTGCAGATAATCTTTCTactcttaaacattttattttcctcaagaaGGTTG AAGCCAGCATGCTGCAGCGAGATCGCAAGTGTTTGTCTGAAGTTTTGGCACAGTTAACGGATAAGACTCTAGATGATGACAAATGGCGTGAATTGGTGCTATTTTTCAAGGACTTCTGTGCATTTTCTAAGACATTTCGGCCTCAAAGCAAGTATAAGCTATTCCAAAAGTTGACACAATTGGAAATTCTTCCTGCTCTTAAAATCGTAATGAGTGCTGATGATGTGCTAATAAGATCGGCTGCTACAGATATATTTACTTATCTAGTTGAGTACAGTCCATCGAAGATCCGAGAACTTgtaatggaggaagcagagaagactGAAGGTGATGACCTTTTAATGAATGTAgtgattaaacaaatgacctgtgATACTGATCCTGAGCTGGGAGGTGCTCTGCACGTGATGGAACATCTGCGCACTTTGCTTGATCTGCACAACATGCTGTCAGTATCCAATAAAAACGTAAGATGCGATTTTCTAAGTTTCTTCTATAAACATTGTCTGCATAACTTCATAGCACCACTTTTGGCCACCACTTCAGAAGACAAACGTGAAGGAGGTAATATATCCACCGAAAGCAACAATTGCCCCA GTGCTGTTCGCTTTATGAGAAGGATGATTGGCCTTAAAGATGAACTTTATAATAGTTACATCATCAGGGGAAATCTGTTTGACCCAGTtgtaaatgcttttctgcataaTGGAACCAGGTACAATATGTTGAATTCAGCTATTATTGAGCTGTTTGAATACATAAGAGTGGAAAATATCCCGTCTCTTGTTGCACATATAGTCGAAAAGTTTTATAAGGCACTTGAATCGATTGAATATGTCCAGACATTCAAAGGATTGAAGATTAAATGTGACGATCAGAAGGACAGGGAAAGTCGAATACAGAATTATTTGCGTTCCATCCCATATGGTAACATACCTCAAGGAGGTGCCAAAGTCTCggaggtaaaggaagaaatgtgttttaaagaagatatGGGAGTAGCAGTCATGCCATCATTGGAAAATAACTTTCCAGATTCTTATGATCAATTCATGGAGACAAAAAGACCAAAAGAAGATTGGAACGAGGTAGGCCTTCCCAAAAGAGCATCACCTGGTgacttaaaattttgttcttctccttctgctgctgctgctaatggAACAAGGAGCCCAAACGGTAGCAGCGTAGTTCGTTTAGTGGATTATCCAGATGATGacgatgaagaagaaaataaagaagaagaaacatcCCCCAGGGAAAGACCTTATCTCagcaaataa